A DNA window from Myripristis murdjan chromosome 19, fMyrMur1.1, whole genome shotgun sequence contains the following coding sequences:
- the atp2a1l gene encoding ATPase sarcoplasmic/endoplasmic reticulum Ca2+ transporting 1, like isoform X1 — translation MENAHTKAPAECLAYFGVNENTGLTPDQFKKNLAKHGYNELPAEEGKSIWELIAEQFEDLLVRILLLAACISFVLAWFEEGEETVTAFVEPFVILLILIANAVVGVWQERNAEDAIEALKEYEPEMGKVYRADRKSVQRIKAREIVPGDIVEVSVGDKVPADIRIVSIKSTTLRVDQSILTGESVSVIKHTESVPDPRAVNQDKKNMLFSGTNIAAGKAIGVAVATGVSTEIGKIRDQMAATEQEKTPLQAKLDEFGEQLSKVISLICVAVWAINIGHFNDPVHGGSWIRGAVYYFKIAVALAVAAIPEGLPAVITTCLALGTRRMAKKNAIVRSLPSVETLGCTSVICSDKTGTLTTNQMCVTKMFIIKNVDGDHVDLDAFDISGSKYTPEGEVSQGGSKTNCSAYDGLVELSTICALCNDSSLDYNEAKKIYEKVGEATETALSCLVEKMNVFNTNVKNLSKIERANACCGVVKQLMKKNFTLEFSRDRKSMSVYCTPAKGDGGAKMFVKGAPEGVIDRCAYVRVGTTRVPLTNAIKEKIMAVIKDWGTGRDTLRCLALATRDTPLKLDEMNLEDSTRFADYETDLTFVGCVGMLDPPRKEVTGSIELCRAAGIRVIMITGDNKGTAIAICRRIGIFSEEEDVSGKAYTGREFDDLPSHEQAEAVRRACCFARVEPSHKSKIVEFLQGYDDITAMTGDGVNDAPALKKAEIGIAMGSGTAVAKSASEMVLADDNFSSIVAAVEEGRAIYNNMKQFIRYLISSNVGEVVCIFLTAALGLPEALIPVQLLWVNLVTDGLPATALGFNPPDLDIMGKAPRSPKEPLISGWLFFRYMAIGGYVGSATVAAAAWWFMYDPTGPAVTYHQLSHFMQCHDENEDFTGIECEIFEASPPMTMALSVLVTIEMCNALNSLSENQSLLRMPPWSNFWLIAAMTLSMSLHFMIIYVDPLPMIFKLTHLTVEQWMMVLKLSFPVILIDEVLKFVARNYVEAKESK, via the exons ATGGAGAACGCACACACGAAGGCCCCGGCAGAGTGCCTGGCTTACTTCGGGGTGAACGAGAACACTGGTCTCACTCCCGATCAGTTCAAGAAGAACCTGGCCAAGCATGGCTACAATG AGTTGCCTGCTGAGGAGG GTAAGAGCATCTGGGAGCTGATTGCTGAGCAGTTCGAGGACTTGCTTGTCAGGATTCTGCTGCTCGCTGCTTGCATCTCTTTT GTGCTGGCTTGGTTTGAGGAAGGTGAGGAGACCGTCACCGCCTTTGTGGAACCCTTCGTCATCCTTCTTATCCTCATCGCTAACGCCGTTGTTGGAGTGTGGCAG gaGCGTAATGCTGAGGATGCCATCGAGGCTCTCAAGGAGTACGAGCCTGAGATGGGCAAGGTTTACCGTGCTGACAGAAAGAGTGTGCAGAGGATCAAGGCCAGAGAAATTGTCCCCGGAGATATTGTGGAGGTGTCCG TTGGTGACAAAGTTCCCGCTGACATCAGGATTGTTTCCATCAAGTCCACCACCCTCCGTGTTGACCAGTCCATCCTTACTG gTGAGTCTGTCAGTGTGATCAAGCACACTGAGTCTGTGCCCGACCCCAGAGCTGTCAACCAGGACAAGAAGAACATGCTTTTCTCT GGCACCAACATCGCTGCCGGCAAGGCCATTGGTGTGGCTGTGGCTACCGGAGTCTCCACTGAAATTGGCAAAATCCGTGATCAGATGGCCGCCACCGAGCAGGAGAAGACTCCTCTGCAGGCCAAGCTGGATGAGTTCGGCGAGCAGCTGTCCAAGGTTATCTCCCTGATCTGCGTTGCTGTCTGGGCAATCAACATCGGCCACTTCAACGACCCCGTCCACGGTGGCTCATGGATCCGTGGTGCCGTCTACTACTTCAAGATCGCTGTTGCCCTGGCTGTGGCTGCCATTCCCGAGG GTCTGCCCGCTGTCATCACCACCTGCCTGGCTCTGGGTACCCGCCGTATGGCCAAGAAGAACGCCATTGTCAGAAGCCTGCCCTCTGTGGAGACCCTGGGCTGCACCTCCGTCATCTGCTCAGACAAGACTGGCACCCTCACCACCAACCAGATGTGTGTGACCAAG ATGTTCATCATCAAGAACGTTGATGGCGACCATGTTGACCTTGATGCCTTCGACATCTCTGGCTCCAAGTACACCCCTGAGGGCGAGGT TTCCCAGGGAGGTTCCAAGACCAACTGCAGTGCATACGACGGCCTTGTTGAGCTGTCTACCATCTGCGCTCTGTGCAATGACTCCTCTCTGGACTACAACGAG GCCAAGAAGATCTATGAGAAGGTCGGTGAGGCTACTGAGACTGCTCTGAGCTGCCTGGTTGAGAAGATGAACGTGTTCAACACCAACGTCAAGAACCTGTCCAAGATTGAGAGAGCCAATGCTTGCTGTGGA GTGGTCAAGCAGCTGATGAAGAAGAACTTCACTCTGGAGTTCTCCCGTGACAGGAAGTCCATGTCTGTGTACTGCACCCCTGCTAAGGGTGATGGTGGCGCCAAGATGTTCGTGAAG GGTGCCCCTGAGGGTGTGATTGATAGGTGCGCATATGTCCGTGTTGGCACCACCCGCGTTCCCCTGACTAATGCCATCAAGGAAAAGATCATGGCTGTGATCAAGGACTGGGGTACTGGCCGTGACACCCTGCGTTGCCTGGCCCTGGCCACTCGTGACACCCCACTGAAGCTTGATGAGATGAATCTTGAGGACTCTACCAGATTCGCCGACTACGAG ACTGACCTGACCTTCGTTGGCTGTGTGGGTATGCTGGATCCCCCTCGTAAGGAGGTTACTGGCTCCATTGAGCtgtgcagagctgctggaaTCCGTGTCATTATGATCACTG GTGATAACAAGGGAACTGCTATTGCCATCTGCCGTCGTATTGGCATCTTcagcgaggaggaggatgtcTCTGGCAAGGCCTACACCGGACGTGAATTTGACGATCTGCCCAGTCACGAGCAGGCTGAAGCTGTGCGCAGGGCTTGCTGCTTTGCCCGTGTGGAGCCATCTCACAAGTCCAAGATTGTGGAGTTCCTGCAGGGTTACGATGATATTACTGCCATG ACTGGTGATGGAGTGAACGATGCCCCCGCCCTGAAGAAGGCCGAGATTGGCATCGCCATGGGCTCTGGCACCGCCGTTGCCAAGTCTGCCTCTGAGATGGTCCTGGCTGACGACAACTTCTCTTCCATTGTGGCTGCTGTTGAGGAGGGCAGAGCTATCTACaacaacatgaagcagttcatcCGCTACCTCATCTCCTCCAACGTCGGTGAGGTCGTCTG TATCTTCCTGACTGCTGCTCTGGGTCTGCCCGAGGCTCTGATCCCTGTTCAGCTTCTGTGGGTCAACCTGGTGACTGACGGCCTGCCTGCCACCGCCCTGGGCTTCAACCCCCCTGACTTGGACATCATGGGCAAGGCTCCCCGTTCCCCCAAGGAGCCCCTGATCTCTGGCTGGCTGTTCTTCAGATACATGGCCATTGGTG GATATGTCGGTAGtgctactgttgctgctgccgcCTGGTGGTTCATGTATGATCCCACTGGCCCCGCCGTCACCTACCACCAGCTG TCCCACTTCATGCAGTGCCACGATGAGAACGAGGACTTCACTGGCATTGAATGCGAAATCTTTGAGGCTTCTCCCCCCATGACCATGGCCCTGTCTGTGCTGGTCACCATTGAGATGTGCAACGCCCTCAACAG CTTGTCTGAGAACCAGTCTCTGCTCCGCATGCCCCCATGGAGCAACTTCTGGCTGATTGCTGCCATGACCCTCTCCATGTCCCTCCACTTCATGATCATCTATGTTGACCCTCTGCCT ATGATCTTCAAGTTGACTCACCTGACGGTTGAGCAGTGGATGATGGTGCTGAAGCTTTCCTTCCCCGTCATCCTGATTGACGAGGTCCTGAAGTTCGTCGCCCGCAACTACGTTGAGG
- the ppp1cab gene encoding protein phosphatase 1, catalytic subunit, alpha isozyme b produces MAEADKLNIDSIIQRLLEVKGSRPGKNVQLTENEIRGLCLKSREIFLSQPILLELEAPLKICGDVHGQYYDLLRLFEYGGFPPESNYLFLGDYVDRGKQSLETICLLLAYKVKYPENFFLLRGNHECASINRIYGFYDECKRRYNIKLWKTFTDCFNCLPVAAIVDEKIFCCHGGLSPDLQSMEQVRRVMRPTDVPDQGLLCDLLWADPDKDVLGWGENDRGVSFTFGADVVTKFLHKHDMDLICRAHQVVEDGYEFFAKRQLVTLFSAPNYCGEFDNAGAMMSVDETLMCSFQILKPADKKLFYGGGAVGSGRPVTPPRKAKK; encoded by the exons ATGGCCGAAGCCGATAAATTGAACATCGACTCCATTATACAGCGTCTTCTGGAAG TGAAAGGCTCCAGACCTGGCAAAAATGTTCAGCTGACAGAGAATGAGATTCGTGGTCTTTGTCTCAAGTCCCGGGAGATCTTCCTCAGCCAGCCAATACTGCTGGAGCTTGAGGCGCCACTCAAGATTTGTG GTGATGTCCATGGCCAGTACTATGATCTGCTGAGGCTGTTTGAATATGGCGGCTTTCCCCCAGAGAGCAACTACCTGTTCCTGGGAGACTATGTGGACAGAGGAAAGCAGTCCCTGGAGACCATCTGTCTGTTGTTGGCATACAAGGTCAAATACCCAGAGAACTTCTTTCTGCTGAGGGGAAACCATGAGTGCGCCTCCATAAACAGAATATATGGCTTCTATGATGAGT GTAAGAGGCGGTACAACATTAAGCTGTGGAAGACCTTCACAGACTGCTTTAACTGCCTGCCTGTCGCAGCCATTGTTGATGAGAAGATCTTCTGTTGCCATGGAG GCCTGTCCCCAGACCTCCAGTCTATGGAGCAGGTGCGGAGGGTTATGCGCCCCACTGATGTGCCTGACCAGGGCCTGCTGTGTGATCTGCTGTGGGCCGACCCAGACAAGGATGTGCTGGGTTGGGGCGAGAACGACCGTGGTGTCTCCTTCACCTTTGGCGCCGACGTTGTCACCAAGTTCCTCCACAAACATGATATGGATCTCATCTGTCGGGCCCACCAG gtGGTAGAGGATGGCTATGAGTTCTTCGCAAAGAGGCAGCTGGTGACGCTCTTCTCAGCCCCAAACTACTGTGGCGAGTTTGACAATGCCGGAGCCATGATGAGCGTAGATGAGACCCTCATGTGCTCCTTCCAG attcttAAACCGGCAGACAAGAAGCTGTTCTACGGCGGAGGGGCCGTGGGCTCTGGTCGCCCGGTCACCCCTCCCAGGAAAGCTAAGAAATGA
- the pelo gene encoding protein pelota homolog — MKLLHKDIEKDNAGQVTLMPEEAEDMWHTYNLLQVGDSLRASTIRKVQTESSTGSVGSSRVRTTLTLCVETIDFDSQACQLRVKGTNIEENQYVKMGAYHTIELELNRKFTLAKKTWDSVVLDRIEQACDATQKADVAAVVMQEGLANLVLVTPAMTMLRAKVEVTIPRKRRGSCTQHEKALERFYEAVMQGILRHINFDVVKCILIASPGFVKDQFITYLFKEAVRQDNKILLENRPKFMLVHSSSGHKYSLKEILSDPTVTSRLSDTKAAGEVKALEDFYKMLQHEPDRAFYGLAHVERAAEALAIDTLLISDKLFRHQDVPTRSRYVRLVDNVRDNGGNVRIFSSLHVSGEQLTQLSGVAAILRFPIADLSEPEDDSSSDSD; from the exons ATGAAGTTGCTCCATAAAGACATTGAGAAAGATAATGCCGG TCAGGTGACTCTGATGCCGGAGGAGGCGGAGGACATGTGGCACACCTACAACCTGCTGCAAGTGGGCGACAGTTTAAGAGCCTCTACTATCAG GAAGGTGCAGACAGAGTCCTCCACTGGAAGTGTGGGCAGCTCCAGGGTTCGCACTACTCTTACTTTATGTGTGGAGACTATTGACTTTGACTCCCAAGCCTGTCAGCTGAGGGTTAAGGGCACCAACATCGAGGAAAACCAGTATGTCAAG ATGGGAGCCTATCACACCATCGAGCTCGAGCTCAACAGGAAGTTCACTCTGGCTAAGAAGACCTGGGACAGTGTTGTGCTGGACAGGATTG AGCAGGCGTGTGACGCCACCCAGAAGGCAGACGTAGCGGCTGTGGTGATGCAGGAGGGCCTGGCCAACCTGGTGCTGGTGACTCCTGCCATGACCATGCTGCGTGCAAAGGTGGAGGTCACCATTCCTCGTAAGAGGCGGGGCAGCTGCACTCAGCATGAGAAG GCGCTGGAGCGGTTCTATGAGGCAGTGATGCAGGGGATTCTCCGCCACATCAATTTTGATG TGGTGAAGTGTATCCTGATCGCCAGTCCAGGGTTTGTAAAGGACCAGTTTATCACCTACCTGTTCAAGGAGGCAGTTCGACAGGATAACAAGATCCTACTTGAGAACAGACCCAAATTCATGCTGGTCCACTCGTCATCAGGTCACAAATACTCCCTCAAAG AAATCCTCTCTGATCCCACAGTCACAAGTAGGCTCTCTGACACCAAG gcagcaggagaggtgAAAGCCTTGGAGGACTTCTACAAGATGCTGCAGCACGAGCCCGACAGAGCCTTCTACGG ACTGGCTCATGTGGAGAGGGCGGCCGAGGCCCTTGCGATTGACACCCTGTTGATAAGTGATAAGCTGTTCAG ACACCAGGATGTGCCCACCAGGAGTCGGTATGTGCGTTTGGTGGACAACGTGAGGGACAATGGCGGCAATGTCAG AATATTCTCAAGCCTTCATGTGTCCGGTGAAC AGCTGACTCAGCTGAGTGGAGTGGCAGCCATCTTGCGGTTCCCCATCGCTGACCTATCAGAGCCTGAGGACGACAGCAGCTCAGACTCAGACTAA
- the paqr4b gene encoding progestin and adipoQ receptor family member 4: MVFCKGPRLLDFAKTPSHLQFNKYVLTGYRPVSTAQECLKSLFYMHNELGNIYTHGIPFLLFLVLLPHSIPWSDVESIWLCVAHYLACLSPTVGSVLYHIFMNHVGGEHVYDTLLSLDMFGVCLVNTLGALPIIHITLLCYPTVQRVALLAYILVSAYGIYCATTARTNVLRLRAFIWQALFRFSLFLFRVYGSGVGSPHSLRLFFIMDSLAVLGGLVNIIQIPERFSPGLFDNWGNSHQIMHVMVICSIIYLHWGTLEDLAWIKTYQCPSD, encoded by the exons ATGGTTTTTTGCAAAGGACCGCGGCTGTTGGACTTTGCAAAGACTCCTTCACACCTTCAGTTCAACAAATATGTGCTTACTGGTTACCGGCCAGTGTCCACTGCTCAGGAATGCCTAAAAAGCCTCTTCTATATGCACAATGAGCTGGGGAACATTTACACCCATG GGATCCCGTTCTTGCTCTTTCTGGTGCTGCTGCCTCACAGTATCCCGTGGTCAGATGTGGAGAGCATCTGGCTCTGCGTGGCTCACTACCTGGCCTGCCTCTCCCCGACCGTGGGCTCAGTCCTGTACCACATCTTCATGAACCATGTGGGAGGAGAGCATGTGTATGACACCCTGCTCTCCCTGGACATGTTCGGGGTCTGCCTAGTGAACACCCTGG GAGCACTACCCATCATCCACATCACCCTCCTGTGTTACCCGACCGTGCAGCGGGTAGCCTTACTGGCTTACATCCTGGTGTCGGCCTACGGCATCTACTGCGCCACCACGGCCCGCACCAACGTCCTGCGCCTGCGAGCTTTCATCTGGCAGGCCCTGTTTCGCTTCAGCCTCTTCCTGTTCCGGGTGTACGGCAGCGGGGTGGGCAGCCCACACTCGCTGCGGCTCTTCTTCATCATGGACTCGCTGGCGGTATTGGGGGGGCTGGTCAACATCATCCAGATCCCCGAGCGATTCAGCCCGGGCCTGTTTGACAACTGGGGGAACAGCCACCAGATAATGCATGTGATGGTCATTTGCTCCATCATCTACCTGCACTGGGGCACACTGGAAGATTTAGCCTGGATTAAAACCTACCAGTGTCCTAGCGACTGA
- the atp2a1l gene encoding ATPase sarcoplasmic/endoplasmic reticulum Ca2+ transporting 1, like isoform X2, translated as MENAHTKAPAECLAYFGVNENTGLTPDQFKKNLAKHGYNELPAEEGKSIWELIAEQFEDLLVRILLLAACISFVLAWFEEGEETVTAFVEPFVILLILIANAVVGVWQERNAEDAIEALKEYEPEMGKVYRADRKSVQRIKAREIVPGDIVEVSVGDKVPADIRIVSIKSTTLRVDQSILTGESVSVIKHTESVPDPRAVNQDKKNMLFSGTNIAAGKAIGVAVATGVSTEIGKIRDQMAATEQEKTPLQAKLDEFGEQLSKVISLICVAVWAINIGHFNDPVHGGSWIRGAVYYFKIAVALAVAAIPEGLPAVITTCLALGTRRMAKKNAIVRSLPSVETLGCTSVICSDKTGTLTTNQMCVTKMFIIKNVDGDHVDLDAFDISGSKYTPEGEVSQGGSKTNCSAYDGLVELSTICALCNDSSLDYNEAKKIYEKVGEATETALSCLVEKMNVFNTNVKNLSKIERANACCGVVKQLMKKNFTLEFSRDRKSMSVYCTPAKGDGGAKMFVKGAPEGVIDRCAYVRVGTTRVPLTNAIKEKIMAVIKDWGTGRDTLRCLALATRDTPLKLDEMNLEDSTRFADYETDLTFVGCVGMLDPPRKEVTGSIELCRAAGIRVIMITGDNKGTAIAICRRIGIFSEEEDVSGKAYTGREFDDLPSHEQAEAVRRACCFARVEPSHKSKIVEFLQGYDDITAMTGDGVNDAPALKKAEIGIAMGSGTAVAKSASEMVLADDNFSSIVAAVEEGRAIYNNMKQFIRYLISSNVGEVVCIFLTAALGLPEALIPVQLLWVNLVTDGLPATALGFNPPDLDIMGKAPRSPKEPLISGWLFFRYMAIGGYVGSATVAAAAWWFMYDPTGPAVTYHQLSHFMQCHDENEDFTGIECEIFEASPPMTMALSVLVTIEMCNALNSLSENQSLLRMPPWSNFWLIAAMTLSMSLHFMIIYVDPLPMIFKLTHLTVEQWMMVLKLSFPVILIDEVLKFVARNYVEG; from the exons ATGGAGAACGCACACACGAAGGCCCCGGCAGAGTGCCTGGCTTACTTCGGGGTGAACGAGAACACTGGTCTCACTCCCGATCAGTTCAAGAAGAACCTGGCCAAGCATGGCTACAATG AGTTGCCTGCTGAGGAGG GTAAGAGCATCTGGGAGCTGATTGCTGAGCAGTTCGAGGACTTGCTTGTCAGGATTCTGCTGCTCGCTGCTTGCATCTCTTTT GTGCTGGCTTGGTTTGAGGAAGGTGAGGAGACCGTCACCGCCTTTGTGGAACCCTTCGTCATCCTTCTTATCCTCATCGCTAACGCCGTTGTTGGAGTGTGGCAG gaGCGTAATGCTGAGGATGCCATCGAGGCTCTCAAGGAGTACGAGCCTGAGATGGGCAAGGTTTACCGTGCTGACAGAAAGAGTGTGCAGAGGATCAAGGCCAGAGAAATTGTCCCCGGAGATATTGTGGAGGTGTCCG TTGGTGACAAAGTTCCCGCTGACATCAGGATTGTTTCCATCAAGTCCACCACCCTCCGTGTTGACCAGTCCATCCTTACTG gTGAGTCTGTCAGTGTGATCAAGCACACTGAGTCTGTGCCCGACCCCAGAGCTGTCAACCAGGACAAGAAGAACATGCTTTTCTCT GGCACCAACATCGCTGCCGGCAAGGCCATTGGTGTGGCTGTGGCTACCGGAGTCTCCACTGAAATTGGCAAAATCCGTGATCAGATGGCCGCCACCGAGCAGGAGAAGACTCCTCTGCAGGCCAAGCTGGATGAGTTCGGCGAGCAGCTGTCCAAGGTTATCTCCCTGATCTGCGTTGCTGTCTGGGCAATCAACATCGGCCACTTCAACGACCCCGTCCACGGTGGCTCATGGATCCGTGGTGCCGTCTACTACTTCAAGATCGCTGTTGCCCTGGCTGTGGCTGCCATTCCCGAGG GTCTGCCCGCTGTCATCACCACCTGCCTGGCTCTGGGTACCCGCCGTATGGCCAAGAAGAACGCCATTGTCAGAAGCCTGCCCTCTGTGGAGACCCTGGGCTGCACCTCCGTCATCTGCTCAGACAAGACTGGCACCCTCACCACCAACCAGATGTGTGTGACCAAG ATGTTCATCATCAAGAACGTTGATGGCGACCATGTTGACCTTGATGCCTTCGACATCTCTGGCTCCAAGTACACCCCTGAGGGCGAGGT TTCCCAGGGAGGTTCCAAGACCAACTGCAGTGCATACGACGGCCTTGTTGAGCTGTCTACCATCTGCGCTCTGTGCAATGACTCCTCTCTGGACTACAACGAG GCCAAGAAGATCTATGAGAAGGTCGGTGAGGCTACTGAGACTGCTCTGAGCTGCCTGGTTGAGAAGATGAACGTGTTCAACACCAACGTCAAGAACCTGTCCAAGATTGAGAGAGCCAATGCTTGCTGTGGA GTGGTCAAGCAGCTGATGAAGAAGAACTTCACTCTGGAGTTCTCCCGTGACAGGAAGTCCATGTCTGTGTACTGCACCCCTGCTAAGGGTGATGGTGGCGCCAAGATGTTCGTGAAG GGTGCCCCTGAGGGTGTGATTGATAGGTGCGCATATGTCCGTGTTGGCACCACCCGCGTTCCCCTGACTAATGCCATCAAGGAAAAGATCATGGCTGTGATCAAGGACTGGGGTACTGGCCGTGACACCCTGCGTTGCCTGGCCCTGGCCACTCGTGACACCCCACTGAAGCTTGATGAGATGAATCTTGAGGACTCTACCAGATTCGCCGACTACGAG ACTGACCTGACCTTCGTTGGCTGTGTGGGTATGCTGGATCCCCCTCGTAAGGAGGTTACTGGCTCCATTGAGCtgtgcagagctgctggaaTCCGTGTCATTATGATCACTG GTGATAACAAGGGAACTGCTATTGCCATCTGCCGTCGTATTGGCATCTTcagcgaggaggaggatgtcTCTGGCAAGGCCTACACCGGACGTGAATTTGACGATCTGCCCAGTCACGAGCAGGCTGAAGCTGTGCGCAGGGCTTGCTGCTTTGCCCGTGTGGAGCCATCTCACAAGTCCAAGATTGTGGAGTTCCTGCAGGGTTACGATGATATTACTGCCATG ACTGGTGATGGAGTGAACGATGCCCCCGCCCTGAAGAAGGCCGAGATTGGCATCGCCATGGGCTCTGGCACCGCCGTTGCCAAGTCTGCCTCTGAGATGGTCCTGGCTGACGACAACTTCTCTTCCATTGTGGCTGCTGTTGAGGAGGGCAGAGCTATCTACaacaacatgaagcagttcatcCGCTACCTCATCTCCTCCAACGTCGGTGAGGTCGTCTG TATCTTCCTGACTGCTGCTCTGGGTCTGCCCGAGGCTCTGATCCCTGTTCAGCTTCTGTGGGTCAACCTGGTGACTGACGGCCTGCCTGCCACCGCCCTGGGCTTCAACCCCCCTGACTTGGACATCATGGGCAAGGCTCCCCGTTCCCCCAAGGAGCCCCTGATCTCTGGCTGGCTGTTCTTCAGATACATGGCCATTGGTG GATATGTCGGTAGtgctactgttgctgctgccgcCTGGTGGTTCATGTATGATCCCACTGGCCCCGCCGTCACCTACCACCAGCTG TCCCACTTCATGCAGTGCCACGATGAGAACGAGGACTTCACTGGCATTGAATGCGAAATCTTTGAGGCTTCTCCCCCCATGACCATGGCCCTGTCTGTGCTGGTCACCATTGAGATGTGCAACGCCCTCAACAG CTTGTCTGAGAACCAGTCTCTGCTCCGCATGCCCCCATGGAGCAACTTCTGGCTGATTGCTGCCATGACCCTCTCCATGTCCCTCCACTTCATGATCATCTATGTTGACCCTCTGCCT ATGATCTTCAAGTTGACTCACCTGACGGTTGAGCAGTGGATGATGGTGCTGAAGCTTTCCTTCCCCGTCATCCTGATTGACGAGGTCCTGAAGTTCGTCGCCCGCAACTACGTTGAGG GCTAA